One Fuerstiella marisgermanici DNA window includes the following coding sequences:
- a CDS encoding TIGR01777 family oxidoreductase — protein MNQKSVVIAGGSGFLGVSLASHLLESGCRVTVLSRNQPKVSGQWDFAEWDARTLGPWQSVIDGADAVVNLVGRSVDCIKTPDHCDEILRSRVEATRVLGEAMKAAEAPPPVWVQMSTAHIYGDPPSLVCTEMSPFGYGLAPDVGRAWESEFANAIHPDQRGVVLRTSFVVGRDRGAGGGALSRLRLIARLGLGGKVGSGQQGMSWIHERDMNRIFERAIVDPSMQGAYIASSPNPVAQQDFMRSLRRSLSVPIGLPATETMVRLGAHWFLRTDPELALYGRYVVPDRLTASGFEFDFPNLDDALADLK, from the coding sequence ATGAACCAGAAATCGGTTGTCATCGCCGGAGGTAGCGGCTTTCTTGGCGTTTCGCTGGCCAGTCACCTACTTGAATCCGGCTGCAGAGTTACGGTGCTTTCGCGAAACCAGCCCAAGGTCAGCGGGCAATGGGATTTCGCGGAATGGGATGCACGGACTCTGGGTCCCTGGCAATCCGTAATTGATGGAGCCGACGCCGTTGTGAATCTGGTTGGTCGGTCAGTGGACTGCATCAAAACACCTGACCATTGCGACGAAATCCTGCGGTCGCGTGTCGAGGCGACTCGTGTATTGGGTGAAGCCATGAAAGCGGCCGAAGCTCCACCGCCCGTGTGGGTTCAAATGAGTACCGCGCATATCTACGGTGATCCGCCCTCATTGGTTTGTACCGAAATGTCTCCGTTCGGCTACGGACTTGCTCCCGATGTAGGAAGAGCATGGGAATCGGAATTTGCGAACGCCATTCATCCTGATCAACGAGGCGTGGTCCTGCGGACCAGTTTTGTTGTGGGGCGTGACCGTGGTGCTGGAGGAGGCGCACTATCGCGACTGCGTTTGATTGCACGCCTCGGCCTGGGAGGCAAGGTTGGTTCAGGGCAGCAAGGCATGAGCTGGATCCATGAAAGAGACATGAACCGCATTTTTGAGCGTGCCATTGTCGATCCGTCGATGCAGGGTGCTTACATCGCAAGTTCCCCCAATCCTGTCGCGCAGCAGGACTTCATGAGATCGTTGCGTCGATCGCTGAGCGTACCGATCGGTTTGCCTGCCACGGAAACAATGGTGCGTTTGGGAGCTCACTGGTTTCTGCGTACAGACCCGGAACTAGCACTCTACGGCCGCTACGTTGTCCCCGATCGCCTCACCGCGTCTGGCTTTGAGTTTGACTTTCCCAACCTTGATGATGCGCTGGCCGACTTGAAGTAG